DNA from Elaeis guineensis isolate ETL-2024a chromosome 2, EG11, whole genome shotgun sequence:
cacacacacacagagggaGCTCATTGGTTGGACCAACAGAGGGATGGTGGGGCCATTGCATGAATATGGATGCATGAAATTATCTGCATGCTCGTGTAAATCTAGAACTCAACTAAATAACAATCATTCTTCCAACAAATTATATTAAAAAGTAAAACATAAAATGCATATCATTGTAAAGAGAACCAATTCTATTCTTGTGCCCAAGTTAAAAAGTTTTATTTTGTCAGCATTATCTTCACACAGAGACATATCCTAAATGCATAAGTGTTAAAATATGCTTAGTATTGTTTTGAGAGAAAAAAGGGAATCATACTCTGTCATTCATTTTCAAACTGaaaatatgattcaaaataattgTTGAGTTGATCTTGATATGCTACAAATGGTAGAATTATCTTTAGTCATCAACACCTAATAAAGAACTTAAGGCCCCATTTCTGTGGGGCTTAAAGCAGGCGTAAGGCCTAGACTAAGGCTTATAACTGCCAGGCAGCCTTAAGAAACCTGGCATAAATGAGGACTAGTAATGCCAGTCAAAGCTCCTTATGACAGGCATAATCATTCCAAGAGAACCCTATCATAAGCTATTCTTATCACAAATGCTTCAATCTAtgccaacctttttttttttcaatggccAAAACTACCCTTCGCTCCTCTCCTTCATAAATGCAGGTATGTCTGAGTGGATTATTACAAGTTGCTTGGAATGCGGaagaaaattttatcacaaaggtgattttttttttttaattcggaACATTTTCTTGTAAGAAAGGTGAATCTTATTGGGTTCcctcccccccctcccccccacccccaaaaaaaaaaaccaaaaatctTATCTTGTAAAtttgaggaaagaaaaagaagaaacggACAAAGGTGAGCATATCATTTATCCATCTTATCATATAAACATGTTACTAATTTTATTTGGGATTGTGGTCAGATAATTGCCATTTTAGAAATACCTAGAAAGATATACAAGTCACTGACATATGATAAGAGTAAAATATGCTATATATCCATCTTATGCCGAAAGCAAGCTTTTTCATCATACCGCACCCAAACAACACCATTCGTTATGCCAGATAGGACTAAAAATTTCTAGCCAGACAAAAAATGTTATAACTAGTGGAAGAACTATGCCAACAGGCATTACTTCCACTGTTcccatttttttcttattctccaACTAAACATGGACTAAAGTACTAAATCCTaacccaaaaaaaatttaaaaaaaaaaaaaaaaacctacctGCTTTTAACCATACATGTCCTAGGTGAATGCGCTGCTTCAGATCCGTATCCCAAGGAACTTTCACTATCAGAATCTGCAAATCCTCTTAGCTATAAGTGCATATATCAATCAAATATTAAGTAAATCAAACTCACAAGAATTGCTGCATACAAAAGGATACTCCTGGTGATCCTATAAGCTTATAAGCAGTATTtggtttttttaaaaagaaaacgaTAAGAATCCTTTCTTGTCAAGGGATGGCAGTGAAAACAAGAGAACAGTTGGCTGGGTTGGAAGTCACATGGACGCAGGTCAATGTACTAGAATATCCCCATTTAGCTTTCTAAAACTAATAAAGTGTCATTTCAATGAATATATTACCACTAGAGGAGGATCCTGAGTCACTACTAGAGCTGCTTGAGCTACTTGATCTACTGGCCCTCTTTTTTTCCTCTCCAACCGGAGATATAAATGCTGCATTCTTGTCATCCGCTGATGGTTTTACAATATTTGCACAATCAGAATATAACTCATGAAGAAACAAATAGAATAACCAAAAGCAAATGCAATCAATATATTTGCCTGTCTTCCTTTCCTTGGGCACTTCCACGACAACAGCATCAGGAATCTAGAAGAAATTATAGACAAAAGGTTAATAGGTAAATTCAAGCAAATAGATAGCTATGAGCCTGAGATTCTCTAAAGTCTAACCCATACCTTTTCCTCTATTCTTTCCAGGGTTTGGTGCTCGGCCTCTGCTCTGGCTAGATTGGCAAGCTCAGCCTTCCTCTTGTTCTTACTCAGACTCTTTTTGTAATTGGTCACAAATCTATCAAGCTCCCAAAGAGTGTCTGCATCCACACTGTCAATATCCACCTCAATTTCATCATCATGCTGGCTCAGAGAGGAGTTTCTCTTCTCGATAATCTGAACGACGTTATCCAGCTTCTCTGATGGCAGGCTCTGCAGACGATGGCTCAGCCGCTGCTTCTCGTCAAATGTCATATCCCTCTTGTTTGGGTCCTTAGCCTTTGGCTTCTTCAAGGCTGGAGGCCGACCAACATGTCGGGTATAATTCACCTGGTGCGGCTTCAAATCGACCACCATTGGGCGGACAGTGGAGTCCAACTTCTCGAGGGTCGTTCTCATGTCAACCTGCTGAGCCTTCTTGGTGGTGGTGATGGTCGGACGCGGGGGATGCGAGAGATAGGTGTACTCAGCCTCAATAGTAAGCCACTGTTGCTCGAAGATTTGGGAGAGCTGCTCAGCCATGAAGTGGGCATCCTGCCCCTTGGGATTGTAGGTCACGGCATTGTGGAAGGTCAGTCTGACGTCCTCAGCGAACTCTGAGGGGGTCCCGTACCAGTTCTTGGATAGCCGGGACTTCACGGTGCCGAGGTCCATTGGGTGCTTGATGATGCTGTAGTAATCATTTAGGCCGAGGCCCTTCACGTCAACTGGCGTGTTGAACACCCACCCATACTTATGCTTCATCAGCTTCTGGAGCAGAGCGCTGCAGCTCTTGAAGGCATGGGCGTCGAGCTTCTTGTCGAGCATTTGAGCACCGCGGTTCATCTCTCCCGTCGAGTGCTTCTTGCTTCCATTGGCCTTTGATTTCTTGTGACCATGAAGCCCCGGCGCCGGGAACTTCTCCTTTCCAAGGACGAAATCGGAGTTCCGGTACAGCTGGTTGGCCTTGGGCGTCCGCTTCTCTTTCTCCAAAAGCTCATCGACGCTATTTTCTGGCACCGATACGCCGAGCTGGCGGCGGAGCGGGGCCGCGGTGGTGGATGCTGCCTCCGAATTCGCGGCAGCTCTCTTGGAAGAGAGAGGTGTAATGACTTCGTTGACAGAGAGCTGGGAGGCCGGGGCGGCGGTGGTGGAAGGCTGGGATTCGTGGGCCTCGAGCCTCTTGACGACGGAGCGAACCTGCTCGAGCTCCGCGATGAGCCGCCGTCGGAGCTCGCGGACTTCATGGCGAGGCCGGGAGGCGACGCTGATGGTGACGACTCGGTGCTGGCCATTGGGGGAGCGGCAGCTGGAGTGGTTCTTGGAGGGGTCCGGCGGAGGGCGGTGGTTGAGGCTGCAAGCGTCCTCGTCCGAAGTGGCGGGGCGGGGACGGTGGTGGTGGGGCACCGGAGGGTGCTGCTGGAGGGAAGAATGCACGTCGTCGGTGGTAGTGGCGAGGGTTTGCTTGGAGGAGGGGTCAGGAGGCGGGGGGTCATGGGCGGCGCCGCCGCCGGAAGGCTTGGGGTGGTTCTTGTTGTGGGACTTGCGGGTGTAGACCTTGCTATCCACCGCCCACCGGTGCTTCTCCCAGGAACCTTCGCCTCCGCCGGCACCGCCCACCGGAGGCCCAGAAGCCATTCATCAAAGAAATAAGGATCTGAGGCTCGGCAACGGCTGATCGGAGGATGGAGACTAAAGCAAACCCTAGatgagagatctgggagagaaaCTGAGCAACCCAGAAAAGATCTTTAAGAATAATTGGGATTCGATAGAGAGATGGAGGGGAGGGCAGGTTGAAGCAGTGCGCGATAAAGAAGAGCACCAATTTATACCAGCGccgctttctctctctaagatcggGTGGACATAAGCTTCTACGAAACTGGGGATCTACCGTTGATTGGAGTGCATCTTTATGGAGTTTTTATCAGGCCACCTATTTGGTTTACGTGGCGGGACAAGGTTTCTAGAAGTTGCCGTGTTGTGCTCCGGAAGGAGGGGCGGATCGCCTAGAGGCGACGGAAAGGCGTGTGGGGAAGTGGAGGAGGGTCGTGGACGGCACGCAGTGACGCCATCTGAGGCACAAGGGTTTGGACCGGCGGTGGTGGGGTATGAGATCTCCGATGGAGAGATGCGCGTCCTTTCTGTGGATCTTTTTTGGTGTGGGTCGTACACGGTACGTTGCTCGTGCTATGGCGGTTGATCTGGCACGATAGAGAATGCAAATATTTTTTTGGGTAAAGAATGCAAATATTAATGGCCGACATTACAAGTTTAAATCGTAATTTATCTGGGTTAGAGTACTTCTATTGGAAATGGATGCAAATCTAAATTTATTGAGGTTCCCATCATGAGTACAAAGAAGTGTGGTGGACAGTTTTCGACAATGTACTTGTGATAGTGTCAGTTTCTACGTTTTGGGTTCATAAAGTTAGAGATCGTTTGGTTCCTTTCATTTAAACTGGCTGCAATAGAAGATGTTGCGTGTATTTGGAATTGCACTGTTCGACTACGATGCATCGTCACTTCTTTTGTTTGGAACGAATTGCCTGGGAATTTGCATTCATTTAGAACCTATTTTGTCGGAATATTTAAAAGAAGTGCTGACACCGTTTTAGTGGGGTACAAAGGACCCCACGTCTACATATATCTTCAATCTAAATTTattattacaataaaaataaatatacattaaaataaaaaatattgataataatttcataaaaattgtatttaatttgtagaaaaaaaaataaatctaaaagataATTTGAATAATGGAAACAGCTCAAGATGCCCCATGGCTATTCTTTCTCAAAAATGATGTAAATAAGGTTTTTATTTGGTGCAAGCACTGAGGAGGCAGAGAAAGGTTTAGTCGGGCTGGAAGGCGGCGGTTCCCATTTGATGGAAGTGATCGAAGGCAGCATGGGTACGCCATGCTGGGCGAAGGTGATCAGAATAGTATTCCACCGACTTTTCTTTTGGGCATTTCATCAGGAAGCTGGTAGGGATTGTCGAGGCTTCATTTCTAGTAGGAAGAGTTGAGGAGCTGCCAAGGCATTGAGCCGGACTTGAGGCAGTAGGAGCAGACTTGGCAGCCAAGGTCCAGAAGTGTAGCGGTGCTGCAGATGCGGACGACAAGAGTAGGTCAGGTCGTTGGATTTGACGCCGGTTTTGGGCCAGGCTGTAGATGAGGGCTATAACGGGTTTTTGAAGGCGAGGGTGTGGAGGAAGCGGGCAACGGAGGGAAGGGACGGCGCGGTGCGAAAAGTGAGGGAACCGATTCAACCCATAGCCAACCAAGCCTAGCTACAGCCGGTCCAAGCCACCCCGAAGCCTAGAAACTCAAGCCCAACTTGTAGCCAACCTAGCCCAAGCCGTAGCCAACCCAAGCCTAAACCATGGTCAACCTAAGCTTAAGCAACCTTATCCGACCCATATAGAAAACTCAGTCCACTAGCCCAAATGAAGAGCAATTCATATAAAAAATCTTCATGTGCCAGTCTTACACCCATAagcttttttctatttaattttaacCAACACTCATTTATCCATTTTCGCACCCATCTCTATTCAAACCATTGACATAACGTCTGACTCTTCatttaagcttttttttttttttttttaatacgcaCTCTTATTCTATTAGTAAAAGCTTTAACCTTAACCTTACATCCGTGAGAACTTAATAAATACTCACCATCTTAACCTTATTCCTTATTTCAATGAAACAAATCCTAGCCATATACCTTTTTAGTTGTTATAATCATCGTATGGTCATCCCTACACCTTCAAACTTCTAAGATTACCTCTTGGATGAGCTCTCATCCATTTCTTTATTTTAGATGGTAAAGCCCTACCAAAATTCTTAACAAACTCCTACAATATCTATctcctttaaaaaaataataataataaatgaagaTTGTTCTCATTAATATTGCATTAGTATAAATTCTTTGATCACAATTGATATAGATTCTAGAGATAGCGCAATAGTGCTGCAAATAACAATACGTTTAGTTTGACTTTTCCATTCTTACAATTCATTCtgctataaaatatgaaaagtatgctcaatttgtaataaagaaaaattgaaatagaacaatcattttttgaatgtttgattgaagatatttttattcattaaaaaatGAGATAGACatctataataattttatatcttaaaCCGATTTTGATATcttctttttaaatattcatagcTACTTTTTTCTTAAGAGATGGAAAGAGAGATGCATCCATACCATAATTAATCAAGCTTAAAACTTTAGGGACGCATCATCCAAAATTCAAGTTCGATTGTTAAGAAAAGAGCTATGATGATTGGGATGTCTCAATTAATTGATTTAAACAATTTTTGTGATGTAAATATATTTGATCAGCGCAATAATTTCGTACTAATTATGCAATACCTATGCTCTAAACGTCACGTGTCTTGCTGGTGGGTCTTCTTGTACTCCCTCACGTGTCTTGCTGGTGGCCAACATTGGGGTTATACCAGCGGCGGGACAAACTAAAGCGCGTTCCCTTCTCCGTCTCCGCCCTAACAAAATCGTACCAACTATGGGCAGCTCCCCGGAAGCCGTTCCCCCTGGGTGGGAAAATCTCGGCCCCCCGCCACCGCCCGTGTCCTCTGCCCCTCCTCCGCCTCCTTCTCCAGGTTAGCTCCGCCCCCCCCGGGCCCCAATTCTATATCCTTCCTCCAAAACAGTATGTAAAATCTCTTTTTGATCATTCCGAGAGGATGCCAAGATGATGATCGCCCGTTCTTGCCATGGTCGAGAATTTCTGACTATTGATTTTGCGTTCTCGCGTGCGACTACATATGCATGCTGTGATAATTCAGTTTTACTATGCTCAATATTCGATTCACTTGAAGAACCTCAATGATGCTCGACGAAATCTCTGAGAGAAATTGAAAGTAGAGTAGGTAATCGATATGAACACGGCCATGTAAAGTGCTTCTAGGATATTGTGGTCATATCCACGCTTCTGATGGCTTGGTTTATTTGGTTCATTACCATTGAATTGACATTCTTGAAAACACGTAATAGGAAATTCGACATATTATAGGAATATGAGAAGGGAAAAAACCCTCTCTTGGGAATGTTCTACAACTGGCTATCGATAGAGCGTCAACTGTTTACAAGTCA
Protein-coding regions in this window:
- the LOC105038396 gene encoding transcription factor GTE4 isoform X4, giving the protein MASGPPVGGAGGGEGSWEKHRWAVDSKVYTRKSHNKNHPKPSGGGAAHDPPPPDPSSKQTLATTTDDVHSSLQQHPPVPHHHRPRPATSDEDACSLNHRPPPDPSKNHSSCRSPNGQHRVVTISVASRPRHEVRELRRRLIAELEQVRSVVKRLEAHESQPSTTAAPASQLSVNEVITPLSSKRAAANSEAASTTAAPLRRQLGVSVPENSVDELLEKEKRTPKANQLYRNSDFVLGKEKFPAPGLHGHKKSKANGSKKHSTGEMNRGAQMLDKKLDAHAFKSCSALLQKLMKHKYGWVFNTPVDVKGLGLNDYYSIIKHPMDLGTVKSRLSKNWYGTPSEFAEDVRLTFHNAVTYNPKGQDAHFMAEQLSQIFEQQWLTIEAEYTYLSHPPRPTITTTKKAQQVDMRTTLEKLDSTVRPMVVDLKPHQVNYTRHVGRPPALKKPKAKDPNKRDMTFDEKQRLSHRLQSLPSEKLDNVVQIIEKRNSSLSQHDDEIEVDIDSVDADTLWELDRFVTNYKKSLSKNKRKAELANLARAEAEHQTLERIEEKIPDAVVVEVPKERKTAADDKNAAFISPVGEEKKRASRSSSSSSSSSDSGSSSSDIITC
- the LOC105038396 gene encoding transcription factor GTE4 isoform X3, with translation MASGPPVGGAGGGEGSWEKHRWAVDSKVYTRKSHNKNHPKPSGGGAAHDPPPPDPSSKQTLATTTDDVHSSLQQHPPVPHHHRPRPATSDEDACSLNHRPPPDPSKNHSSCRSPNGQHRVVTISVASRPRHEVRELRRRLIAELEQVRSVVKRLEAHESQPSTTAAPASQLSVNEVITPLSSKRAAANSEAASTTAAPLRRQLGVSVPENSVDELLEKEKRTPKANQLYRNSDFVLGKEKFPAPGLHGHKKSKANGSKKHSTGEMNRGAQMLDKKLDAHAFKSCSALLQKLMKHKYGWVFNTPVDVKGLGLNDYYSIIKHPMDLGTVKSRLSKNWYGTPSEFAEDVRLTFHNAVTYNPKGQDAHFMAEQLSQIFEQQWLTIEAEYTYLSHPPRPTITTTKKAQQVDMRTTLEKLDSTVRPMVVDLKPHQVNYTRHVGRPPALKKPKAKDPNKRDMTFDEKQRLSHRLQSLPSEKLDNVVQIIEKRNSSLSQHDDEIEVDIDSVDADTLWELDRFVTNYKKSLSKNKRKAELANLARAEAEHQTLERIEEKIPDAVVVEVPKERKTAADDKNAAFISPVGEEKKRASRSSSSSSSSSDSGSSSSDSDSESSLGYGSEAAHSPRTCMVKSRYYYMLS
- the LOC105038396 gene encoding transcription factor GTE4 isoform X1; this translates as MASGPPVGGAGGGEGSWEKHRWAVDSKVYTRKSHNKNHPKPSGGGAAHDPPPPDPSSKQTLATTTDDVHSSLQQHPPVPHHHRPRPATSDEDACSLNHRPPPDPSKNHSSCRSPNGQHRVVTISVASRPRHEVRELRRRLIAELEQVRSVVKRLEAHESQPSTTAAPASQLSVNEVITPLSSKRAAANSEAASTTAAPLRRQLGVSVPENSVDELLEKEKRTPKANQLYRNSDFVLGKEKFPAPGLHGHKKSKANGSKKHSTGEMNRGAQMLDKKLDAHAFKSCSALLQKLMKHKYGWVFNTPVDVKGLGLNDYYSIIKHPMDLGTVKSRLSKNWYGTPSEFAEDVRLTFHNAVTYNPKGQDAHFMAEQLSQIFEQQWLTIEAEYTYLSHPPRPTITTTKKAQQVDMRTTLEKLDSTVRPMVVDLKPHQVNYTRHVGRPPALKKPKAKDPNKRDMTFDEKQRLSHRLQSLPSEKLDNVVQIIEKRNSSLSQHDDEIEVDIDSVDADTLWELDRFVTNYKKSLSKNKRKAELANLARAEAEHQTLERIEEKIPDAVVVEVPKERKTAADDKNAAFISPVGEEKKRASRSSSSSSSSSDSGSSSSDSDSESSLGYGSEAAHSPRTCMVKSRWFSDSFLFINANIFHHEILLHAKLTICIADRVLT
- the LOC105038396 gene encoding transcription factor GTE4 isoform X5, coding for MASGPPVGGAGGGEGSWEKHRWAVDSKVYTRKSHNKNHPKPSGGGAAHDPPPPDPSSKQTLATTTDDVHSSLQQHPPVPHHHRPRPATSDEDACSLNHRPPPDPSKNHSSCRSPNGQHRVVTISVASRPRHEVRELRRRLIAELEQVRSVVKRLEAHESQPSTTAAPASQLSVNEVITPLSSKRAAANSEAASTTAAPLRRQLGVSVPENSVDELLEKEKRTPKANQLYRNSDFVLGKEKFPAPGLHGHKKSKANGSKKHSTGEMNRGAQMLDKKLDAHAFKSCSALLQKLMKHKYGWVFNTPVDVKGLGLNDYYSIIKHPMDLGTVKSRLSKNWYGTPSEFAEDVRLTFHNAVTYNPKGQDAHFMAEQLSQIFEQQWLTIEAEYTYLSHPPRPTITTTKKAQQVDMRTTLEKLDSTVRPMVVDLKPHQVNYTRHVGRPPALKKPKAKDPNKRDMTFDEKQRLSHRLQSLPSEKLDNVVQIIEKRNSSLSQHDDEIEVDIDSVDADTLWELDRFVTNYKKSLSKNKRKAELANLARAEAEHQTLERIEEKIPDAVVVEVPKERKTADDKNAAFISPVGEEKKRASRSSSSSSSSSDSGSSSSDIITC
- the LOC105038396 gene encoding transcription factor GTE4 isoform X6, whose translation is MASGPPVGGAGGGEGSWEKHRWAVDSKVYTRKSHNKNHPKPSGGGAAHDPPPPDPSSKQTLATTTDDVHSSLQQHPPVPHHHRPRPATSDEDACSLNHRPPPDPSKNHSSCRSPNGQHRVVTISVASRPRHEVRELRRRLIAELEQVRSVVKRLEAHESQPSTTAAPASQLSVNEVITPLSSKRAAANSEAASTTAAPLRRQLGVSVPENSVDELLEKEKRTPKANQLYRNSDFVLGKEKFPAPGLHGHKKSKANGSKKHSTGEMNRGAQMLDKKLDAHAFKSCSALLQKLMKHKYGWVFNTPVDVKGLGLNDYYSIIKHPMDLGTVKSRLSKNWYGTPSEFAEDVRLTFHNAVTYNPKGQDAHFMAEQLSQIFEQQWLTIEAEYTYLSHPPRPTITTTKKAQQVDMRTTLEKLDSTVRPMVVDLKPHQVNYTRHVGRPPALKKPKAKDPNKRDMTFDEKQRLSHRLQSLPSEKLDNVVQIIEKRNSSLSQHDDEIEVDIDSVDADTLWELDRFVTNYKKSLSKNKRKAELANLARAEAEHQTLERIEEKIPDAVVVEVPKERKTDIITC
- the LOC105038396 gene encoding transcription factor GTE4 isoform X2, with amino-acid sequence MASGPPVGGAGGGEGSWEKHRWAVDSKVYTRKSHNKNHPKPSGGGAAHDPPPPDPSSKQTLATTTDDVHSSLQQHPPVPHHHRPRPATSDEDACSLNHRPPPDPSKNHSSCRSPNGQHRVVTISVASRPRHEVRELRRRLIAELEQVRSVVKRLEAHESQPSTTAAPASQLSVNEVITPLSSKRAAANSEAASTTAAPLRRQLGVSVPENSVDELLEKEKRTPKANQLYRNSDFVLGKEKFPAPGLHGHKKSKANGSKKHSTGEMNRGAQMLDKKLDAHAFKSCSALLQKLMKHKYGWVFNTPVDVKGLGLNDYYSIIKHPMDLGTVKSRLSKNWYGTPSEFAEDVRLTFHNAVTYNPKGQDAHFMAEQLSQIFEQQWLTIEAEYTYLSHPPRPTITTTKKAQQVDMRTTLEKLDSTVRPMVVDLKPHQVNYTRHVGRPPALKKPKAKDPNKRDMTFDEKQRLSHRLQSLPSEKLDNVVQIIEKRNSSLSQHDDEIEVDIDSVDADTLWELDRFVTNYKKSLSKNKRKAELANLARAEAEHQTLERIEEKIPDAVVVEVPKERKTADDKNAAFISPVGEEKKRASRSSSSSSSSSDSGSSSSDSDSESSLGYGSEAAHSPRTCMVKSRWFSDSFLFINANIFHHEILLHAKLTICIADRVLT